Genomic DNA from Microbacterium sp. NC79:
CTCTTGGGGTTCGTGAAGAATTCGTCGGGCGTTGCTTCCTCGACGATCTGGCCGTCTGCCATAAAGACGACACGGTTCGCTGCCTTGCGTGCGAAGCCCATCTCGTGGGTGACGACGATCATCGTCATGCCCTCAGCAGCGAGCTCGATCATGACGTCGAGAACCTCGTTGATCATTTCCGGGTCAAGTGCCGACGTCGGCTCGTCAAAGAGCATGACCTTCGGGTGCATCGCGAGCGCGCGAGCGATAGCCACGCGCTGCTGCTGACCACCGGAGAGCTGTGCAGGCATCTTCTGCGCTTGGTGCGCCACACCGACGCGTTCGAGCAACTTCATGGCCTCAGCTTCGGCTTCGGCCTTCTTCATGCCGAGCACCTGGATGGGCCCCAGCGTGACGTTCTGCAGGATCGTCTTGTGCGCGAAGAGGTTGAACGACTGGAAAACCATTCCCACTTCAGCACGGAGGTGAGCCAACGCCTTACCCTCAGCCGGAAGCTCTTTGCCGTCGATCGAAATGGAGCCGCTGGTGATCGTCTCCAGACGGTTGATCGTGCGGCACAGAGTCGACTTACCTGACCCCGATGGGCCGATAACAACAACAACCTCTCCCTTGTTAACGGTGAGGTTTACATCTTTGAGTGCGTGGAAGTCGCCATAGTGCTTCTGGACGTCCTTGACCACGACGAGGGGCTGTCCGCTCTCAGTCATGTCTCGACATTAGGAGCCGAACACCCATTTCAGCCACCTGTGCGCGCGACGGTTACTCAGTCGTAACATTCAGAAAATGGTGACAAGCGATTTCGCGCACGAATGCCAATAATGCACCGTAATTCGTGCTACCTTCCGACGTTTCCCTCAAATTCACGAAACAAACGAGCGCTTGGTTGGTACGACCTCGCGCGCTGCGATATAACCGGCTAGCTCTTCGTGCGCTGGGCGAACGCCGATTCGTAGAGACACACGCTGGCGGCTGTTGCCAGGTTGAGCGATTCGGCACGTCCGTAGATCGGCAGCTTCAGTGCGCGATCAGCCAGCGCGAGCGCTTCGTCTTCCAGACCACGCGCCTCGTTACCGAACAGCCAAGCCGTGGGCTGTGCCAGAACGCCAGCAGATCGCGCTTCGAGGAGGTCCTCCCCCTTGACGTCTGCCGCGATGGTGGTGAGCCCCGCTTCCCGACACCGCGACATCACGTCGGCGACATCGGCGCCCACCACGATCGGAACGTGAAAGAGCGAACCGGTCGTGGAGCGCACGACCTTCGGGTTGTAGGGATCAACGGTCTTGCCCGTCAAGATCACACCGTCTGCACCCGCTGCATCAGCCGCACGAATAATGGTTCCCAGGTTTCCAGGGTCACGCACCTGCTCACACACAGCGAGGAGCACGGGACGGGCAGCGAACACCTCGTCAAGGGTCGCAGGCCACTGCTTAGCAACGGCGATCACGCCCTGCGGTGTCACGGTGTCTGCCATCGCGTCAAGCACAGCCTCACTCGCAAGCGTGACCGAAATGCGGTTTCGGTCAGCACCTTCGCGGAGGTCAGCGTGCCGCTCCCACGCGGCCGGCGTGGCATACAGATCGACGATACTGTCGGAGCGAAACTGCAGCGCCTCACGCACTGCCTGTGGCCCTTCCAACAGGAACAGACCTGACTCATTGCGCGCACTGCGCTTCGTCAACTTGGAAACAGCGCGCACGCGCGGGGACCGTGGGTTCTCGAGCACGTCTTCAGTCTATGGTTGCGCGTTGACCGCATGAGCGAGCGGCACGTGAATTCTGTCCCCAGAAATGCACCAAGGGCGCCCTCTTCGTCAGAGGACGCCCTTGGGAAGCGAAAAGCTTATGCAGCCGACTTCGGTGCGTTGACGTCTGCAGGCAGAGCAGCCTTGGCAGCAGCAACGAGCTTCGTGAACGTGGCAGCGTCGTTGACAGCGAGGTCAGCGAGCATACGACGGTCAACCTGGATGCCAGCAAGGCCGAGGCCCTGGATGAAACGGTTGTACGTCATGCCGTTTGCGCGGGTGGCAGCGTTGATGCGCTGGATCCACAGGCGGCGGAAGTTGCCCTTGTTCTTACGACGGTCGCGGTATGCGTAGACGAGCGAGTGGGTGACCTGCTCTTTCGCCTTACGGTACAGACGCGAACGCTGTCCGCGGTAGCCGGATGCGCGCTCGAGAATAACGCGGCGCTTCTTGTGGGCGTTAACCGCCCGCTTTACACGTGCCATTTCTGGTGTTCCTAATCTTCAAACGGGCGCTATTAGCGGCCGAGGAGCTTCTTGATGACCTTGAAGTCCGCACCAGATACAACCTGGTCGGCGTTCAGGCGACGCTTACGCTTGCTGGCCTTGACCTCAAGGTTGTGGCGCATACCTGCCTGCTGCTTCATGATCTTGCCGCTAC
This window encodes:
- a CDS encoding RNA methyltransferase, coding for MLENPRSPRVRAVSKLTKRSARNESGLFLLEGPQAVREALQFRSDSIVDLYATPAAWERHADLREGADRNRISVTLASEAVLDAMADTVTPQGVIAVAKQWPATLDEVFAARPVLLAVCEQVRDPGNLGTIIRAADAAGADGVILTGKTVDPYNPKVVRSTTGSLFHVPIVVGADVADVMSRCREAGLTTIAADVKGEDLLEARSAGVLAQPTAWLFGNEARGLEDEALALADRALKLPIYGRAESLNLATAASVCLYESAFAQRTKS
- a CDS encoding amino acid ABC transporter ATP-binding protein; its protein translation is MTESGQPLVVVKDVQKHYGDFHALKDVNLTVNKGEVVVVIGPSGSGKSTLCRTINRLETITSGSISIDGKELPAEGKALAHLRAEVGMVFQSFNLFAHKTILQNVTLGPIQVLGMKKAEAEAEAMKLLERVGVAHQAQKMPAQLSGGQQQRVAIARALAMHPKVMLFDEPTSALDPEMINEVLDVMIELAAEGMTMIVVTHEMGFARKAANRVVFMADGQIVEEATPDEFFTNPKSARAKDFLSKLLTN
- the rplT gene encoding 50S ribosomal protein L20, producing the protein MARVKRAVNAHKKRRVILERASGYRGQRSRLYRKAKEQVTHSLVYAYRDRRKNKGNFRRLWIQRINAATRANGMTYNRFIQGLGLAGIQVDRRMLADLAVNDAATFTKLVAAAKAALPADVNAPKSAA
- the rpmI gene encoding 50S ribosomal protein L35; this encodes MPKQKTHSGSKKRFKVTGSGKIMKQQAGMRHNLEVKASKRKRRLNADQVVSGADFKVIKKLLGR